From uncultured Treponema sp.:
ATTCCTTTGTTTTCTTCCGCGATTTCTGAAAGAATGTTTCTAAAGCTTGCCTTGTTGCGCGTTACAGTAGCGTAATAAGTTCCATCTTTTCTTAATTTGTTTTCTTTTAATGTAATACTCACTAATGATGAGCTGTTTTCCAATGTGGAAATGTGTTCCATATATATCCTTCTTCAGCTTATGGCGTGAAGAGCCTTTTAAATTTTGCCATGCGGCAATGTTTTAGTCGGTAATTTTACTCATCTAGTTTTACCGGCACGCTGTTCTGGCTCTTGCAAAAAGACAGAATAAAAAGTAGGATATACAAAGTTATTTTTGAGTTAAGCATATCCTGACTTAATTCTGCAAAACTTGAATCTATTGGCGTAGGTTCAAGTTTTTTTTTGCAAGAGCATTGGCAATTCCGTTGTGCATCCGCTTCCTCCTATATTTCTTCTTCATTTTAGACTGCCTCCAGATAGCTCTGAGTTGCAGCAGGAATTTTTGAATTCTCTTCTTTTATCAAATCCAAGAACTGCTTTCCAACTTTTTTTATCAGAATGCAAAGAAGCGAAAGAACAGGCTTTAGCACATACTCGTCCAAAACCTCCTCCTGCGTTCTGCCCTTTGTAATTTCTTCCGGAGAGAACAAAAGCCGCATTATTAAATCAGTCTGGAATTCATGCTCCTGAATCTGCTCCACCTTGATTTTTGAAAGCTCCTTTTTGAATTCCGCGCACTCAAAGATTCTTATGAATCTTAAGATAATCGACTGGATACAGTGCACTACCTCATGCGCAATCGTAATCACATCGATATAGCTTCCATTCTGCGCGCCTTCATAGACATCGCTTCTGATGACAATCATGTTTTGAGCCGCATTATAAAAAGCCGCCACATCTTTTCCGTGCTTCCAGAAATCTTCAGGCTCAATCAGATAATTGAAAGTCCTGTCAAAACAGGGAATTATATTTTCCATTACAAAGAGCGGTTCGAACTTCTGGTTTGTGGTAGCCGTGCAAAGCAAGTGGCTCCAGAACGAAGCGATTTTAATCTCGTTTTCAGAAAGAACCAGAGTTTCTGAATACTCTACGTCTTTTAAATGTGTTTCATACTGCACCACTTCCATTTTTCTCTCCCGAAGATTCCGCCTGAAACTTTTCAAGCAACTCTTTCATAAGCCTGACCTGCTGTTCTGTAAGCTTTGAAAAATCCTTGGCAAACATTACAGCGGTTTCAAGATATTCGCTTGAATCTTTCTGCTCGCCAAGAGGAACATTCACACTGCCCTTTGACTGCGCCTGTGCTTCTTCAAGCTCCAGTTTTTCTGCCTCTGAAAGACCGTATTCCTTTGCAATTTTTTCAACAAAAGAGTCAGGAATCTCACGCAGACCATTTTCAATTGAAGAAAGGTAAGCCGAACTTACGTCAAGCCGCTTTGCCATGTCTCCAAGAATTTCCGAAGAATCAATTCTTCTTTTTCTCAAAATTTTTCCAAATGCCGTTACTCCCATAAATGTACCTCTCGTTTTAAGGCTTAAAAGAATCTTTTTTTTGATTCTTTATGTTTTAGCATCTAAGTAAAATATATATTAATTTTATAAATAAATCAAGTTATTTTTGAAATATTTTTCACAAATTTGTAAATATTGATTATTTTTTCCTCTATTTTTTCGCATGAAAAATAACTTGTAAACCAAGCCGTTTTTGCAATATATTGTAACTAATAAGGAAGAATAATGAACTACATTCTTTGCCACAAAGATATTCCGGTTTTAAGATTCTCAACCGAGGATGAGGAACTCTCCGAAGTCTCTGAAGTCATTTGCAAGGAGCATCTTCCTGTTGGAATATCGCCAGACAATGAAAA
This genomic window contains:
- a CDS encoding helix-turn-helix transcriptional regulator; protein product: MGVTAFGKILRKRRIDSSEILGDMAKRLDVSSAYLSSIENGLREIPDSFVEKIAKEYGLSEAEKLELEEAQAQSKGSVNVPLGEQKDSSEYLETAVMFAKDFSKLTEQQVRLMKELLEKFQAESSGEKNGSGAV